The proteins below are encoded in one region of Labeo rohita strain BAU-BD-2019 chromosome 15, IGBB_LRoh.1.0, whole genome shotgun sequence:
- the dlc gene encoding delta-like protein C, with product MARFLLTCFLILLSAQLTESSGVFELKVHSFTSTNSVCKGSSDCQVFFRVCLRHSHNIIQPKQPCTYGSGMTGIFSADSISSSAHIRVPFNFKWPGIVSLIIEAWNAESSDQSTENINNMISRLATKRRLAIGENWSQDVHHGDQSELHFSYRVVCDEFYHGEECSDFCRPRNDAFGHFNCDAAGNRICLPGWKGDYCAEPICSSGCSEKYGYCEAPGECKCRLGWQGPLCDECQRYPGCLHGTCNQPFQCTCKEGWGGLFCNEDLNFCTNHKPCKNDATCTNTGQGSYTCICKPGFSGKNCEIETNECDSNPCKNGGSCNDQVNDYTCTCPQGFYGKNCEVIDMTCADKPCFNGGTCVEKGSRGYSCRCPPGYMGSNCEKKIDRCSSDPCANGGQCLDLGNRLTCRCRPGFSGSRCEINIDDCANNPCQNAGTCVDGINGYTCTCTLGFSGKNCAIRSDACSLMPCENGGTCYTHFSGPVCQCPPGFMGTRCEYKDKPVVASPPLPPALVVSFTLGLITLTLVVCAAIVVLRQMRQGRKTASTTVRNDLETVNNRVSLTPTSTLGREKDALLLPGGPFKVSNKDVALRSTTVDTHSSDKSNYKQKMVDYNTSIDEKPTNNKLDMKNSESTLLVPPLNYPKEGVYHPVYIIPEHIEQCIFATEV from the exons ATGGCTCGTTTTTTATTAAcgtgttttttaattttgttatcaGCGCAACTG ACGGAATCTTCCGGTGTGTTTGAGTTGAAAGTGCACTCTTTCACAAGCACAAACAGTGTGTGCAAAGGGTCCAGCGACTGCCAGGTCTTTTTCCGCGTTTGCCTGAGGCACTCCCATAACATCATACAGCCGAAGCAGCCGTGCACTTACGGCAGTGGAATGACAGGAATATTCAGCGCAGACTCCATCTCCAGCAGCGCGCACATCCGCGTACCTTTCAATTTCAAGTGGCCG GGAATCGTTTCATTGATAATCGAAGCTTGGAACGCAGAGTCCTCTGATCAGTCAACAG AGAACATTAACAACATGATCAGCCGTTTGGCCACCAAAAGAAGACTCGCCATAGGCGAGAACTGGTCTCAGGACGTGCATCACGGAGATCAAAGCGAACTGCACTTTTCCTATCGCGTCGTGTGCGATGAATTCTACCACGGCGAGGAATGCTCGGATTTCTGCCGGCCACGGAACGATGCGTTCGGCCACTTCAACTGTGACGCCGCTGGGAACAGAATTTGCCTGCCTGGATGGAAAGGCGATTATTGCGCAGAAC CCATCTGCTCGTCTGGCTGTAGCGAGAAGTACGGTTATTGTGAGGCCCCCGGTGAGTGCAAGTGCCGCCTCGGGTGGCAGGGCCCCCTCTGCGACGAGTGCCAGCGATACCCGGGGTGCCTGCACGGCACCTGCAACCAGCCCTTTCAGTGCACTTGTAAGGAAGGCTGGGGCGGCCTGTTCTGCAACGAGGATTTGAACTTCTGCACCAATCACAAGCCCTGCAAGAACGACGCCACCTGTACCAACACCGGCCAGGGGAGCTACACCTGCATCTGCAAGCCTGGCTTCAGCGGCAAAAACTGCGAGATCGAGACCAACGAGTGCGACAGCAACCCGTGCAAGAACGGAGGCAGTTGCAAT GATCAGGTGAATGATTACACCTGCACGTGCCCTCAAGGCTTCTACGGAAAGAACTGTGAGGTCATTGACATGACTTGTGCTGACAAACCCTGCTTCAATGGAGGAACCTGCGTGGAGAAGGGCAGCCGTGGCTACTCTTGCCGCTGCCCTCCTGGATACATGGGCTCCAACTGTGAGAAGAAAATCGACCGATGCAGCAGCGACCCCTGTGCTAATG gtggCCAGTGTCTCGATTTGGGCAACCGACTGACGTGCCGATGCCGCCCTGGATTCTCAGGCTCGCGTTGCGAAATCAACATTGACGACTGTGCCAACAACCCTTGCCAAAACGCTGGAACCTGCGTGGATGGCATCAACGGCTATACCTGCACATGCACGCTCGGTTTCTCAGGCAAAAACTGCGCTATCCGCTCTGACGCCTGCAGCCTCATGCCTTGCGAGAACGGAGGGACCTGCTACACCCACTTCTCCGGGCCCGTCTGCCAGTGTCCACCAGGCTTCATGGGCACACGATGCGAGTATAAAGACAAGCCCGTCGTTGCGAGCCCTCCGCTTCCACCGGCCCTGGTGGTTTCGTTCACTCTAGGCCTCATCACTCTTACACTAGTGGTGTGCGCTGCCATTGTGGTTCTGAGACAAATGCGGCAAGGCCGCAAAACCGCCTCCACCACCGTGCGCAACGATTTGGAGACTGTGAACAACCGCGTCTCTTTGACTCCAACTTCAACTTTAGGCCGAGAGAAGGATGCCTTGCTCCTTCCTGGCGGTCCGTTCAAGGTGTCTAATAAAGATGTGGCACTCAGATCCACCACTGTGGACACTCATTCCAGTGACAAATCAAATTACAAACAGAAGATGGTGGATTACAATACGAGTATTGACGAAAAACCTACAAACAACAAACTAGACAT gaAAAACTCTGAATCTACATTGCTGGTTCCACCTTTGAACTATCCAAAAGAGGGAGTGTATCACCCTGTGTACATCATTCCTGAACATATAGAGCAATGTATATTTGCTACTGAG GTTTGA